The DNA segment TCCGCGTCACCCGCCCCCGCGGCCGGATCATCATGGGAAACTGGATCCCCAACGATCCGACCTTCGTCTCCCAGGTCCTCCGCATCAGTTCCGCATTCACACCCCCGCCCCCCGAGGGCTTCATCAGCCCCATGACCTGGGGCGTCGAGTCCCACATCACCGAGCGGTTCACCAAGGCTGGCGTCCCCGCCGCGAAGATCGCCATGGCCAGGGACACCTTCCACTTCACCTCCCCCGACAAGTCCCCCGCCGAGTTCATCGACCTCTTCCGCCGCTACTACGGCCCAACCATGAACGCCTTCGAGGCCGCCCAGAAAAACGGCAAAGAGAACGAACTCCACGCCCAACTGGTGGACCTCGCCAACTCGCAGAACACGAACACCGCTGGCGGCACCTCGATCCCGGCGACATTCATGCGAGTGACGGTTACACTCTAACTCGCTCATGAAATGCTGAACAGACGGCTTGTTCCTGTCGATTGGGACGCAGGGCCCGCCATCTGTCGGCGCTGCATCATCGTATAAATCAAGCGGTGCGCCCAAGGGTTCTCGACCAGCCGCATCACCGCCCGGTCCCAGAAACTCACACGGCCGATCGTGTGCTCGCACAATCGCTCGATATCGGCCGCAGTGACTTTGGTGACGATCGCTTCTTCCGCCGCGAGCGCCCGGCGCAGCGACTCACGATCTTCGTGCTCGACAGCCAAGGCGAAGACTCTGAGCAGCTTCTCCGTCTGCTGTTTGGGCTCGAGTTCGGCCCGCACCCACTCGCGTGCCTGCATACCCAGTCGTCGGCGCAGACCGTAGTCGTCCATGAGTCGCCTGAGCGCCACCGGAACGCTCGCCAGATCCGCGCATACCAGACCGCCCCGCTCGTGGCCCACGATCTCCAGTTGTGCGTTGGACTTCGTCGGCGTGCTCAGCGTCACCACCGGCGTCCCGCACAGCATCGCCTCGCAGAGCACCATTCCGAATGTCTCGCCGATCCGTGTCACGTGCAGGAACACGTCCAGCGCCGAGTAGGCTTCCCTCAGGCTCTGATCGTCGTGCAGGAACGGCATACTGAGCACTCTTGCCCTCACGTCAGGCCGCAGGTCGGCCATCGCGCGGTCCAGCGCCGGAGCCCGTCCCAGCAGAAGCAGGTGCGCCCGCGGCTCGGTCTTCGCGAACGCCTCGAACGCAAGCAGCAGAGTCCGCGGCCAGATCGGTCGCTGCGGCTGCCCGAACCGTCCCAGCAGGAACGCATCAGGCGCCAGACCGAGCCGTGCCCGGAACGCCTCGCGCTGCTCGACCGACGACGGATAGAACGAGTCCGGCCGCACAAAGGGGCGAACAAGTGCATCCACAGGCGGCGGAGACAACGGACGCGCCCATCGTCGCCACCTCCACATGCACCACTGGGATATCTGGACATGCACATCCAGCAGGTTTCGGTCCGGCGTCCAGTCAACCTGGGCAAAGTGCTTAGTGGCGACGATCGGCAAGCGATGGGCGGACTTCGCCTTCAATTGGCGCAGGACAACCCCGAGCATTGGCCTCGCCCCCCCAAAGCGGTGAGCATGGATGATGTCGGGGTTCCAACCCGATGCCTGGGCCGTCACGTGGCGAATCTGATCCAAGCCGGTTCCACCGACAAACGTCGAAACGCCCGCGGCCTGAAGTCGTGCAATTCTCGGTCCGCCTGCCTCGTAGGCCAGCACTGCGGAATCATGACCGGACTCGCGGAACGCGATGGCGCACTCCTGGGCAATCCGCTGCATGCCGCCAGGACCCAGATTATGGATGACCGTCAGGATTCGCATCAGGGAATCAACGGGAACACCGGATTGGCAACCGCCCGCGTTCCCTGCGGAGCAGCACCCAGACCATCGCCATACGCACGATTCCGCGGATTGTTGCCTATCGACCAATCTGTCCCCAATACCGAGACTATCTCACAACTTGAGTATCCATCGGTGGTTGCAGTCGGGCGAACCCGATGCCCACCTCCTGAAATATGGGACCGACCAACGCGTTTGTCCTGTGCGAGTCGGCATCCTGCCAGTGGGATTACCCATGGCCCGACCCGCTTTGGAGCGGTTCCTATGCGCACGGCCAGAGTGTTGGTTTCCTGCGTTGTTGTCGGAGTCATGTCCCTACCGGTACTCGCCCAGCCGAATCAGGGTGGCGGCCGCGGGGGCCAACCCCAGCCGCGGGAGCGGCAGGGCGGCGGCCCGCAGGGGGCGGGTGGCCCGCGTCAGGCCATGTCCCCGGAGAAGGCCAAGGCCGCCTGGGAACTCGAAGCCCAGAGCGTGGCAAAGAAGCTCGGCCTGAGCGAGAACGAAACCGCCGCGCTCGTCAAGGCCTACACCCAGGCCCGGGAGAGCCACAACGCGGCGACCCAGGCCTTGCGGGAGCGGGCACGCGAGGGCGGTGGCGGAGAAGGTGGCGACGAAGGCGGTCGCGGCCGCATGCGTGAGGGCATGCGAGAACTTCAGGAACTCAATGCCGCCGAACGGACCAAGCTGGAGAAGTCGCTGGGATCGTCCCTCTCGCCGGAACAGACGCAGAAGGCCGTCGCAGTGCTCGGGACGTTCAATCGGCGTTGGGACCAGATGGTTGACACCATCGCCGGGTTCAACCTCGAGGGCGCCAAGCGCGACCAGGCCCTCGACGCGATCGAGGAGTTCGTGACCGCGCAGGCCAAGGCGATGCCCGGCCCGGGCGCAAACCGCGAGGACATCGATCCCGAAGCACTCCGCAAGACCATGCAGGAGTCCCGGCAGAATCTCACCACGGCTCTCAAGCCCGTGCTCTCCGAGGACCAGATGAAGCAGTTTGAGACGATGCTGAATCCTCGCGGCATGGGCGGCCGAGGCGAGGCCCAAGGCGAAGACAACGCTCCGCCACGCCGTCGCGGCCGCGGCCAGCCAGGCGGTGGCGACGGAAACGGGGGCTGATCGCGAAGCCGGATTCCAACCAGGTGCTTCCGAAAGCGGCGCCGTTGGGCGCCGCTTCTTTACTGCGCACACACTGTGTAGAAAAGTGGCGCCACCGGCTGCGGTCCTACCGCAACCAATGGCGCCGGATGGAGGCGCTCCCTACTCAATCACGCATGCGGCTGCCGCACGCGAACTCACCTCCCTGTCCCAATCACTACTAGACTCAGCGCGAACCGCAAGCCCTGCGCGACCCTAGTTTGCGTCTCAAGATTCACGATTCCTGGCGCGCCGTTTGCTTCCACTGGCACAGAGCGATTGTGTCCATTGTTGAGCTTGTCGGGCGGGTGAGAAGGTGAACCGGACACTCACCGATGCACTCGCCGCTCGGGCATGATCGCCGACAACGCGACCGATGCTCTCGCCCTCGCCTGTCCCCTGTTCGTGCTCTCCGAGAAGGGTGAGGTTGTAACGAAGGCCGACGCGGCGGGCGTCATCCCCGGAGCCACGCCCGATCAATGGATCATCGCTCAACTCCGCACACTCCGGCCGCACTGGTGGCCGAAGTCCGCGGGTGGCGGAGCAAGCGGCGGTTCACGGTCGCGGCGGTTGCGATCGTGTCGGCGCTGCTGACCAAGACCCCAGAGGCGGAAGCCCTGATCGCGGAGCGGACGAAGGCGCTGACGGCCGAGCGGGACGCGGCGGTAGCAGAGGCCGCGAAGGTCCGGGGCGAGCGCGCGGCGGAGCGGATCGACGCGGCGCTGTCCGATGCGTTCGCCAAGTGCGGGGCCAAGCCCGAGCACAAGGCCGACTACCTGACGCTGGCCCGTGGTCTGTTCACGGTCGATGAGTCGGGCCGCGTCGTGACCCGCAAGGATGCCGCCGACACCCTGCCCGGAGTGGAGCCGGCCGCGTGGATCGTCAGTCAGTTGCGCGCCCAGCGGCCCCACTACTGGCCGGTGAGTGTGGGCGGTGGAGCCGCCGGCGGCCGGAACGGCATCGCCCTGGGCGATAC comes from the Phycisphaeraceae bacterium genome and includes:
- a CDS encoding class I SAM-dependent methyltransferase — translated: MNPNKALWEKGDFTRIASFMRDSGEAVARSCGATSSMRVLDLGCGDGTTALPMAGLAAEVVGIDIAKNLVDAGNARAKAARLTNLTFQEGDACALTGVPDYSFDLAISIFGAMFAPRPFDVAKELVRVTRPRGRIIMGNWIPNDPTFVSQVLRISSAFTPPPPEGFISPMTWGVESHITERFTKAGVPAAKIAMARDTFHFTSPDKSPAEFIDLFRRYYGPTMNAFEAAQKNGKENELHAQLVDLANSQNTNTAGGTSIPATFMRVTVTL
- a CDS encoding glycosyltransferase family 4 protein; protein product: MRILTVIHNLGPGGMQRIAQECAIAFRESGHDSAVLAYEAGGPRIARLQAAGVSTFVGGTGLDQIRHVTAQASGWNPDIIHAHRFGGARPMLGVVLRQLKAKSAHRLPIVATKHFAQVDWTPDRNLLDVHVQISQWCMWRWRRWARPLSPPPVDALVRPFVRPDSFYPSSVEQREAFRARLGLAPDAFLLGRFGQPQRPIWPRTLLLAFEAFAKTEPRAHLLLLGRAPALDRAMADLRPDVRARVLSMPFLHDDQSLREAYSALDVFLHVTRIGETFGMVLCEAMLCGTPVVTLSTPTKSNAQLEIVGHERGGLVCADLASVPVALRRLMDDYGLRRRLGMQAREWVRAELEPKQQTEKLLRVFALAVEHEDRESLRRALAAEEAIVTKVTAADIERLCEHTIGRVSFWDRAVMRLVENPWAHRLIYTMMQRRQMAGPASQSTGTSRLFSIS